Proteins found in one Angustibacter sp. Root456 genomic segment:
- the whiA gene encoding DNA-binding protein WhiA, whose protein sequence is MAMTAMVKDELSRLQVTKTCCRKAEVSSTLRFAGGLHIVAGRIVVEAELDTGQAARRLRRDISDVYGHASDIVVLAPGGLRRGTRYVVRVVKDGEALARQTGLIDGRGRPVRGLPPQVVSGAVCDAEAAWRGAFLAHGSLTEPGRSSALEVTCPGPEAALALVGAARRLGIAAKAREVRGVDRVVIRDGDAIGAMLTRLGAHDAVMAWEERRMRREVRATANRLANFDDANLRRSARAAVAAGSRVARALEILGDDVPDHLREAGELRLAHKQASLEELGHLADPPMTKDAVAGRIRRLLAMADKRAESEGVPGTEANLTPDMLDA, encoded by the coding sequence GGCGATGGTGAAGGACGAGCTGAGCCGCCTGCAGGTGACGAAGACGTGCTGCCGCAAGGCCGAGGTGTCCTCGACGCTGCGGTTTGCGGGCGGGCTGCACATCGTCGCCGGACGCATCGTCGTGGAAGCCGAGCTCGACACCGGGCAGGCGGCACGTCGACTTCGTCGAGACATCTCCGACGTCTACGGGCACGCCAGCGACATCGTCGTCCTGGCGCCGGGTGGCTTGCGCCGCGGCACGCGCTACGTCGTGCGCGTGGTGAAGGACGGCGAGGCCCTGGCCCGCCAGACCGGGCTGATCGACGGTCGGGGACGCCCGGTGCGCGGCCTGCCGCCGCAGGTCGTGTCAGGGGCCGTCTGCGACGCGGAGGCCGCGTGGCGCGGAGCGTTCCTCGCGCACGGCTCGCTGACCGAGCCCGGGCGCTCGTCGGCGCTGGAGGTGACGTGCCCGGGGCCGGAAGCGGCGCTGGCGCTGGTCGGCGCTGCCCGCCGGCTGGGGATCGCGGCCAAGGCGCGGGAGGTGCGCGGCGTCGACCGCGTCGTCATCCGCGACGGCGACGCCATCGGCGCGATGCTCACCCGGCTGGGGGCTCACGACGCGGTGATGGCGTGGGAGGAACGGCGGATGCGCCGCGAGGTCCGGGCCACGGCCAACCGGCTCGCGAACTTCGACGACGCCAACCTGCGTCGCTCGGCGCGGGCCGCCGTGGCGGCCGGCTCGCGGGTCGCGCGAGCGCTGGAGATCCTCGGCGACGACGTGCCCGACCACCTGCGCGAGGCCGGCGAGCTGAGGTTGGCGCACAAGCAGGCCAGCCTCGAGGAACTGGGCCACCTGGCCGACCCGCCCATGACCAAGGACGCCGTCGCCGGGCGGATCCGGCGCTTGCTGGCGATGGCCGACAAGCGGGCCGAGTCCGAGGGGGTTCCCGGCACCGAGGCCAACCTCACGCCGGACATGCTCGACGCCTGA